From a region of the Neisseria subflava genome:
- the prmB gene encoding 50S ribosomal protein L3 N(5)-glutamine methyltransferase, whose amino-acid sequence MFNQAAQELTTVRDLLRFAVSRFNDAGLFFGHGSDNAHDEAAYLILHTLNLPLDTLEPYLDAKLLQSEKEEVLSIIERRAVEHIPAAYLTHQAWQGEFDFYVDERVIVPRSFIYELLGDGIRPWIEHDELVHRALDLCTGSGCLAIQMAHHYPDAQIDAVDLSLDALEVAAINIEDYGLEDRISLVHTDLFEGLDETYDLIVSNPPYVDAESVEALPDEYLYEPELALGSGEDGLDATRQIILQAAKYLNPKGVLLVEIGHNREVLEAAYPELPFTWLETSGGDGFVFLLTREQLLGEE is encoded by the coding sequence ATGTTCAACCAAGCTGCTCAAGAGCTGACCACTGTTCGCGATTTATTGCGTTTCGCCGTCAGCCGTTTTAATGATGCCGGACTGTTTTTCGGACACGGAAGTGATAATGCCCATGACGAGGCAGCCTATCTGATTTTGCACACTTTAAACCTGCCTTTGGATACGTTGGAGCCTTATTTGGATGCCAAATTGTTGCAAAGTGAGAAGGAAGAAGTGTTGTCGATTATCGAACGCCGCGCAGTGGAACATATTCCTGCCGCATATCTGACGCATCAGGCATGGCAGGGCGAGTTTGATTTTTATGTCGATGAGCGCGTTATTGTGCCTCGTTCTTTCATTTACGAATTGCTGGGCGACGGTATCCGTCCTTGGATTGAACATGATGAGTTGGTACATCGAGCTTTGGATTTGTGTACCGGTAGCGGTTGTTTAGCCATTCAAATGGCGCACCACTATCCCGATGCACAAATCGATGCCGTTGATTTGAGCTTGGATGCGCTGGAAGTGGCCGCCATCAATATCGAAGATTATGGCTTGGAAGACCGCATCAGCTTGGTGCATACCGATTTGTTTGAAGGTCTGGATGAAACCTACGACTTGATTGTTTCCAATCCGCCTTATGTCGATGCGGAATCTGTGGAAGCGTTGCCTGATGAATACCTGTACGAGCCGGAATTGGCTTTGGGTAGTGGTGAAGATGGTTTGGACGCTACACGTCAAATTATTCTGCAAGCGGCGAAATATTTGAATCCAAAAGGTGTATTGTTGGTTGAAATCGGTCACAACCGTGAGGTATTGGAAGCGGCTTATCCCGAATTACCGTTTACTTGGTTGGAAACCAGCGGTGGCGACGGGTTTGTATTCTTATTGACCCGTGAGCAATTGTTGGGTGAAGAATAA
- a CDS encoding toxin-antitoxin system YwqK family antitoxin has protein sequence MNNYLKSGLLAAALFSMPVAAFAQQHTVYFNQNGKLTATMPSVAYVRQYKIEAGKAQVQDFYYPSMKKYSDPYEVPAGQIKVFVPALDNGTLTLWHFNGQKKMVGSYRNGKPHGEWINWYPNGKKSAVMPYQNGLSEGVGSRYYRNGVKESEIQFKHDKANGYWKQWYSDGSPKTEMMMSNDKPTEIISWDENGRIVSELSIRNGKRSGIILDWYDDGAKKSELVYKDDQLVKKTFWDTDGYVLE, from the coding sequence ATGAATAATTATTTAAAATCAGGCCTGTTGGCTGCTGCCTTGTTCAGTATGCCCGTTGCCGCCTTTGCCCAGCAACATACCGTTTATTTCAATCAAAACGGTAAACTGACGGCGACCATGCCTTCGGTTGCTTATGTCCGCCAATACAAGATTGAGGCAGGTAAGGCGCAGGTGCAGGATTTTTACTATCCATCGATGAAAAAATATTCTGATCCTTATGAAGTACCTGCCGGTCAGATTAAGGTTTTTGTGCCGGCTCTGGACAATGGCACACTGACCCTGTGGCATTTTAACGGGCAGAAAAAGATGGTTGGCAGCTATCGCAACGGCAAGCCGCACGGTGAGTGGATTAACTGGTATCCAAACGGCAAAAAATCTGCGGTGATGCCTTATCAAAATGGCCTGAGTGAGGGCGTGGGTTCCCGCTATTACCGAAATGGCGTGAAAGAAAGCGAAATTCAGTTTAAGCACGATAAAGCCAATGGCTATTGGAAACAATGGTATTCAGACGGCAGCCCGAAAACCGAAATGATGATGAGCAATGACAAACCAACGGAGATCATCAGTTGGGATGAAAATGGCCGCATCGTGTCTGAATTGAGTATTCGCAACGGCAAACGCAGCGGCATCATTTTGGATTGGTATGATGATGGTGCGAAGAAATCCGAGTTGGTTTATAAAGACGACCAGTTGGTGAAAAAAACTTTTTGGGATACGGACGGATACGTCCTCGAATAA
- a CDS encoding nitric-oxide reductase large subunit: MGQYKKLWYLLFAVLAVCFTILGYMGSEVYKKAPPYPEQVVSASGKVLMTKDDILAGQSAWQTTGGMEVGSVLGHGAYQAPDWTADWLHRELVAWLDLTAQETYGKKFDEVSPEEQAVLKTRLADEYRNQSRVKEDGSVVVSETRVKAIESILPYYHGVYSDDPKFQTTREHFAMKNNTLPSPEAREKLFNFFFWTSWSASTNRPDETFTYTNNWPHEPLINNVPTTENYMWSFTSVVLLLMGIGLLMWGYSFLTKHEEVEVPTEDPISKVQLTPSQKALGKYVFLTVALFVVQVLLGGLTAHYTVEGQGFYGIDTALGFEMADWFPYALTRTWHIQSAIFWIATGFLTAGLFLAPIVNGGKDPKFQRAGVNFLYIALFIVVGGSYAGNFFALTHIIPPELNFWFGHQGYEYLDLGRFWQLLLMVGLLLWLFLMLRCTISAFKEKGTDKNLLAIFVASMVGVGAFYAPGLFYGEKSPIAVMEYWRWWVVHLWVEGFFEVFATAAFAFIFYNMGFVRRSTATASTLAAAAIFMLGGIPGTLHHLYFSGSTSASMAIGACFSALEVVPLVLLGREAYEHWSYQHLSDWAKRLRWPLMCFVAVAFWNMIGAGVFGFLINPPISLFYIQGLNTTAVHAHAALFGVYGFLALGFVLLVARYLKPNAQFDDKLMTWGFWLLNGGLVGMIAISLLPVGVIQAYASITHGLWYARSEEFLQMEILDTLRWVRTAADLIFIGGAVCVAIQATKIVFSRDK; encoded by the coding sequence ACAGTACAAGAAGCTTTGGTACTTGCTGTTTGCCGTACTGGCAGTATGCTTTACCATTCTTGGTTATATGGGTAGCGAGGTCTATAAAAAGGCTCCGCCATACCCTGAACAAGTCGTTTCTGCATCCGGCAAAGTCCTGATGACCAAAGACGATATTTTGGCAGGTCAATCTGCATGGCAAACTACCGGCGGTATGGAAGTTGGCTCTGTATTGGGTCACGGTGCATACCAAGCTCCGGACTGGACTGCCGACTGGCTGCACCGCGAGCTGGTTGCATGGTTGGATCTGACTGCGCAAGAAACTTACGGCAAAAAATTTGACGAAGTTTCTCCTGAGGAACAAGCTGTTCTGAAAACCCGTTTGGCTGACGAATACCGCAACCAAAGCCGTGTTAAGGAAGATGGTTCTGTCGTTGTCAGCGAAACCCGCGTGAAAGCGATCGAAAGCATCCTGCCTTACTACCACGGTGTGTACAGCGACGATCCTAAGTTCCAAACCACTCGCGAACACTTTGCAATGAAAAACAACACATTGCCAAGCCCAGAAGCGCGTGAAAAACTGTTCAACTTCTTCTTCTGGACTTCTTGGTCTGCTTCGACCAACCGTCCTGACGAAACTTTTACCTACACAAACAACTGGCCGCACGAGCCTTTGATCAACAACGTACCGACTACTGAAAACTATATGTGGTCTTTCACCAGCGTGGTATTGTTGCTGATGGGTATCGGCTTGCTGATGTGGGGTTACTCTTTCTTGACCAAACATGAAGAGGTTGAAGTACCTACTGAAGATCCTATCTCTAAAGTACAACTGACTCCTTCTCAAAAAGCGTTGGGCAAATATGTATTCCTGACTGTTGCGCTGTTTGTCGTACAAGTACTGTTGGGTGGTTTGACCGCTCACTATACTGTCGAAGGTCAAGGCTTCTACGGTATCGATACCGCCTTGGGCTTTGAAATGGCCGACTGGTTCCCATATGCGCTGACCCGTACTTGGCACATCCAATCCGCTATTTTCTGGATTGCAACCGGCTTCCTGACAGCAGGTCTGTTCTTGGCTCCGATTGTGAACGGCGGTAAAGATCCTAAATTCCAACGTGCCGGTGTGAACTTCCTGTACATCGCCCTGTTCATCGTAGTCGGCGGTTCTTATGCAGGTAACTTCTTTGCTTTGACCCACATCATTCCGCCTGAGCTGAACTTCTGGTTCGGTCACCAAGGTTACGAATACTTGGATCTGGGTCGCTTCTGGCAACTTCTGCTGATGGTCGGCTTGCTGTTGTGGCTGTTCCTGATGTTGCGTTGCACCATCTCTGCCTTTAAAGAAAAAGGTACAGACAAAAACCTGTTGGCTATCTTCGTAGCTTCTATGGTCGGTGTGGGTGCGTTCTATGCTCCTGGCCTGTTCTACGGTGAGAAATCTCCAATTGCAGTGATGGAATACTGGCGTTGGTGGGTGGTTCACCTGTGGGTAGAAGGCTTCTTCGAAGTGTTCGCTACTGCAGCCTTCGCATTCATCTTCTACAACATGGGCTTTGTTCGCCGTAGTACTGCTACTGCTTCTACTCTGGCCGCCGCCGCCATCTTCATGTTGGGCGGTATCCCAGGTACATTACACCACTTGTACTTCTCCGGCTCTACCTCTGCTTCTATGGCAATCGGTGCATGTTTCTCCGCTTTGGAAGTTGTGCCTTTGGTTCTGCTGGGTCGTGAAGCTTACGAACACTGGTCTTACCAACACCTGTCCGACTGGGCGAAACGTCTGCGTTGGCCTCTGATGTGCTTCGTAGCAGTTGCCTTCTGGAACATGATCGGTGCCGGTGTATTCGGCTTCCTGATTAACCCGCCGATTTCCCTGTTCTACATCCAAGGTCTGAACACTACTGCAGTTCACGCTCACGCGGCTCTGTTCGGTGTGTATGGTTTCTTGGCTCTGGGCTTCGTATTGCTGGTTGCACGCTACCTGAAACCTAATGCTCAATTTGACGACAAACTGATGACTTGGGGCTTCTGGCTGCTGAACGGCGGTCTGGTGGGTATGATTGCCATCAGCCTGTTGCCAGTTGGCGTGATTCAAGCTTACGCTTCTATCACTCACGGTCTGTGGTATGCGCGTAGCGAAGAGTTCCTGCAAATGGAAATCTTGGATACCCTGCGTTGGGTTCGTACCGCTGCTGACTTGATCTTCATCGGTGGTGCTGTCTGCGTTGCTATCCAAGCTACCAAAATCGTATTCAGCCGCGATAAATAA